The genomic region CTCGCGGTAGCGCTCGGGGTATTGGACAGGCGTGCCCCCTGTGAACAGCTCTGCGGCCTCGCGGGTGCCCGCGACGTCGTCCTTCCACATGTTGTTGACGTCGGTGCCAGGGTAGAAGCCGACCACCGAGAATGGCGGCTTCGGGGTGGTCCCGTCGGTGGCCTGCATGGTGCCGTTCTGAAGGCGGTATGCGGTGTTCATGGCGAGGGTGCCGCCGGCCGACATGCCGCCCAGCGAGATACGGGAGCTGTCGATGCCGTACTGGTCGGCGTGGTGCTGCACCCAGCCCAGGGCGGTCATGAGGTCGTGCGGGGCCTTGTTCCACGTGGGGCGGTCGGGGGAGGCCAGGCTGTAGTCGACCGCTATCACGGCCACACCGTGGTCCGCCAGCCAACGGCCGGTACCACGCAGGTCGCTCTTGTCGAACGTGTGGAAGCCTCCGGCATGGGCGAGCACGATGGCCGGCGCCTTGTTCCCCTGGCTTTGCCTGGCCAGGTATATATCCGCTTCGAGTGCCTCGCCGTCACGAGTGGCATAAATCTGGGTTGTATCCGGCGTGGAACCCCCGGAGGAGGCGAGCTGGCCGAAGACCTGACTGAAGGAGACCTTCGTACCGGCGTCGCGAGCGGCAACGAACTGAATGCTGCCGATGACCAGAGCGGCGGTGGTCGACAGAACGGTCACCGCGGTGAGGACACGCCCCCAGCGCACCAGGCCGC from Streptomyces sp. NBC_00190 harbors:
- a CDS encoding alpha/beta hydrolase, giving the protein MSIVRRPAPASQATPPGKIKRFLRVVVASISSILAFLTGAIMLGAYFPAIPKAGVIGPVIGGQYPFHLALLALAGAALGALAWRSGLVRWGRVLTAVTVLSTTAALVIGSIQFVAARDAGTKVSFSQVFGQLASSGGSTPDTTQIYATRDGEALEADIYLARQSQGNKAPAIVLAHAGGFHTFDKSDLRGTGRWLADHGVAVIAVDYSLASPDRPTWNKAPHDLMTALGWVQHHADQYGIDSSRISLGGMSAGGTLAMNTAYRLQNGTMQATDGTTPKPPFSVVGFYPGTDVNNMWKDDVAGTREAAELFTGGTPVQYPERYREVSPTTDIRMGLQRTLLVVGDRDRSSRPETIKDFGASLRAEGVDTTVEELPFAEHAFDDAYGSLTSQTSRQILLDFLSEDA